One Methylophilus sp. TWE2 DNA segment encodes these proteins:
- the hemP gene encoding hemin uptake protein HemP produces MTNRLQSSLDEVQNATGVSSQWMPTIDAQELLGDAGVLAIVHGGETYQLTRTKQNKLLLTKCQALVTPGLAQQNQ; encoded by the coding sequence ATGACTAACCGCTTGCAATCATCACTGGATGAGGTGCAAAATGCGACCGGCGTTTCGTCACAGTGGATGCCTACGATAGACGCTCAAGAGTTGTTGGGTGACGCAGGCGTGCTGGCGATTGTGCATGGTGGCGAGACTTATCAGTTGACGCGCACCAAGCAAAACAAATTACTGTTGACCAAGTGCCAGGCGTTGGTAACGCCAGGACTGGCTCAGCAAAATCAATAG
- a CDS encoding hemin-degrading factor translates to MNLPLKNPVLAEIRQQFQLERQAGRARHREIAEKLNISEGELIAAHVGAPADGLMRVTCLRPDWHALLGACASLGQIMALTRNAACVHEKDGVYSAVTEQSKVIYVRGEQIDLQCRFAHWQHGFAVEESGEKGVQRSLQFYDAAGIAVHKLFLRPQSDVTAYLALGEAFSDTNQLPGITVQFSAATAAIQDFASFLLAWEMVNDARDLYVLLAQCQGGCLSYLQQLAPEAALQVPVNMARVVLEKAAAEAFSLLILTGNAGVTQAHSGPIDKVVVMGPWLNVLDPGFNLHLREDHIASAWMVIQSGMHGLFSSLALLNQDGVLITLFASAIVPGKPEARAWADLIERLPKV, encoded by the coding sequence ATGAATCTGCCGCTGAAGAATCCTGTTTTAGCCGAGATCAGGCAGCAGTTCCAGTTAGAGCGCCAGGCTGGTCGCGCCCGTCACCGGGAGATCGCCGAGAAGTTAAATATCTCAGAAGGCGAGTTGATTGCGGCACACGTAGGCGCCCCTGCTGATGGATTGATGCGGGTGACGTGTTTGCGGCCAGACTGGCATGCGTTGCTAGGGGCATGTGCTTCCCTCGGGCAAATCATGGCGCTGACGCGGAATGCCGCATGCGTGCATGAAAAGGATGGCGTTTATTCCGCAGTCACTGAACAGTCTAAGGTTATCTATGTGCGTGGTGAGCAGATCGATTTGCAATGTCGGTTTGCACATTGGCAGCACGGCTTTGCTGTAGAAGAGTCTGGCGAAAAAGGTGTGCAGCGCAGCCTGCAGTTTTATGACGCTGCAGGCATTGCAGTACATAAGCTGTTTTTGCGCCCGCAGAGTGATGTGACGGCTTATTTGGCATTGGGTGAAGCGTTCTCTGATACGAATCAGTTGCCTGGAATCACCGTTCAATTTTCTGCTGCAACAGCAGCTATTCAAGATTTCGCATCTTTCCTGCTGGCGTGGGAGATGGTGAATGATGCACGCGACTTATATGTTTTGCTTGCACAGTGCCAGGGTGGTTGTTTGTCATACTTACAACAGCTTGCTCCAGAAGCGGCACTACAAGTGCCAGTGAATATGGCCAGAGTCGTACTTGAAAAAGCTGCAGCTGAAGCGTTCTCCCTCTTGATTTTGACAGGAAATGCCGGGGTAACGCAGGCACATAGCGGACCCATCGATAAAGTGGTCGTTATGGGGCCGTGGCTAAATGTGCTTGATCCCGGCTTCAATCTCCATTTACGCGAAGATCACATCGCTTCTGCCTGGATGGTGATCCAGTCAGGGATGCATGGCCTGTTTTCTTCCCTCGCCTTACTTAATCAGGATGGCGTACTGATTACTCTGTTTGCATCAGCCATTGTCCCTGGCAAACCTGAAGCCAGGGCCTGGGCCGATTTGATCGAGCGCTTACCAAAGGTTTAG
- the asd gene encoding archaetidylserine decarboxylase (Phosphatidylserine decarboxylase is synthesized as a single chain precursor. Generation of the pyruvoyl active site from a Ser is coupled to cleavage of a Gly-Ser bond between the larger (beta) and smaller (alpha chains). It is an integral membrane protein.), whose translation MKLAILLQYIAPKQLLTTVAGKLAHWPAGRLTTAFIGWFVNKYHVNMEEALNGDISSYPTFNLFFTRPLKPGARPLANNAFVCPVDGAISQFGKIENGQIFQAKGHQYTAQTLVGGDAALAANFDNGSFACLYLSPKDYHRIHMPCDGKLLSMTYVPGDLFSVNPLTAANVPGLFARNERVVCTFESLHHGKFVMVLVGATIVGSMATVWHDAKDHIINPPRPGKVVHWDYSDRNISLKQGEEMGRFLLGSTVVMLFEKDVLAFNDSWHAGKPIRLGEAMGR comes from the coding sequence GTGAAACTCGCCATTCTGTTGCAATACATCGCCCCCAAACAATTACTGACTACCGTGGCCGGAAAACTGGCACACTGGCCAGCTGGCCGTCTGACTACCGCCTTTATTGGCTGGTTTGTGAACAAATATCATGTCAATATGGAAGAAGCCCTCAACGGCGATATCAGCAGCTACCCAACATTTAACCTCTTCTTCACGCGCCCGCTCAAACCTGGCGCCAGGCCACTGGCAAACAATGCTTTTGTGTGCCCGGTGGATGGCGCCATCAGCCAGTTTGGAAAGATTGAAAACGGCCAGATTTTCCAGGCCAAAGGCCACCAATACACAGCACAAACACTGGTAGGCGGCGATGCGGCTTTAGCTGCAAATTTTGACAATGGCAGCTTCGCCTGCCTGTATCTCAGTCCCAAAGATTACCACCGTATCCATATGCCTTGCGACGGCAAGCTGTTGAGCATGACCTATGTGCCTGGTGATTTATTCTCAGTGAACCCACTCACGGCCGCCAATGTGCCCGGCCTGTTTGCGCGTAACGAACGCGTGGTCTGCACCTTTGAATCTCTCCACCATGGCAAGTTTGTCATGGTGCTGGTCGGCGCGACGATTGTCGGTAGCATGGCTACGGTTTGGCACGATGCCAAAGACCACATCATCAACCCGCCACGCCCCGGCAAAGTGGTGCATTGGGATTACAGTGACCGCAACATCAGCCTGAAGCAAGGCGAAGAAATGGGCCGCTTCCTGCTCGGCTCAACGGTGGTGATGCTGTTTGAAAAAGACGTACTCGCTTTTAATGATAGCTGGCATGCAGGCAAACCGATACGCCTTGGTGAAGCGATGGGGCGTTAG
- a CDS encoding MotA/TolQ/ExbB proton channel family protein, with protein sequence MQSTSGLAFITEGGVVSVLVALILLTMSVLSWYFILVKSWQVFKRKRDVSAYVRQFWRKATLQEALQEAQLQSPAFRLALTAVESTQHHQQYASQSLAAACSQDEFIARQLRRTLSQEQAALESGLSVLASVGSVAPFVGLFGTVWGIYHALTAIGQSGVATIDKVAGPVGEALIMTAIGLAVAIPAVLAYNAFIKANRGIMAELESFAQDLHTLLTTGAPLVIKAGNKPANVTELHAKVAGKGGNV encoded by the coding sequence ATGCAATCAACAAGTGGTTTGGCTTTTATCACCGAAGGTGGTGTGGTGTCGGTGTTAGTGGCACTGATCTTACTGACGATGTCGGTACTGAGCTGGTACTTTATTCTTGTGAAGTCCTGGCAGGTGTTCAAGCGCAAGCGTGATGTGTCTGCTTATGTACGCCAATTCTGGCGTAAGGCCACCTTGCAAGAAGCGCTACAGGAAGCACAATTGCAATCACCGGCATTCCGCTTGGCGTTGACTGCGGTGGAGTCTACCCAGCATCACCAGCAATATGCCAGCCAGTCACTGGCGGCGGCCTGCAGCCAGGATGAGTTTATCGCGCGCCAGTTGCGTCGTACGCTGTCACAAGAGCAGGCTGCGCTCGAAAGCGGTTTGTCTGTGCTGGCCTCCGTAGGCAGTGTGGCGCCTTTCGTGGGTTTGTTCGGTACGGTATGGGGCATTTACCATGCGCTGACAGCCATTGGTCAGTCTGGTGTGGCAACCATTGATAAGGTCGCTGGCCCAGTGGGCGAAGCCCTGATCATGACTGCCATTGGTCTGGCTGTGGCGATTCCTGCCGTGCTGGCTTATAACGCGTTTATCAAGGCCAACCGCGGCATCATGGCGGAACTTGAGAGTTTTGCACAGGATCTGCATACCCTGCTGACCACCGGTGCGCCACTGGTGATCAAGGCCGGTAACAAACCCGCTAACGTGACAGAATTGCACGCCAAAGTGGCCGGCAAAGGTGGCAATGTATGA
- a CDS encoding PepSY domain-containing protein: protein MLSHSSIRRWAWVHKWSSLVCTVFMLLLCLTGLPLIFHHEIGDWLDNHIATPEIAHQGPMASMDAVLAAAKARQPGMVPLYMYREEDEPLQWVVRLAKTTMADSGFKHVVVDARTAQVLGVPPSEQGFMYVMFKLHVDLFAGLPGMLFLGLMGFLLVIAIISGVVLYAPFMRKLPFGEVRHARGEKLKRLDIHNLLGIVTLSWFFVVGATGVINAWSDLLVKYWQFDQMSQMIAPYKNLPPPTRFASLQQSLDVAQKTEPEMQLGFIAFPGTPYTSQHHYGIFMRGDTPLTKRLFKPVLVDAQNATLTDSRPLPWYLVALLVSQPLHFGDYGGMTLKWIWAVLDILSIIVLWTGLKLWWRKRHQYVPDVNTRILLSEAY from the coding sequence ATGCTGTCTCATTCCTCTATCCGTCGCTGGGCCTGGGTACATAAATGGTCCAGCCTGGTGTGCACGGTATTCATGCTGTTGCTGTGCCTCACGGGTTTGCCACTGATTTTCCATCACGAAATTGGGGACTGGCTGGACAATCATATCGCGACACCTGAGATCGCCCACCAGGGGCCGATGGCCAGTATGGACGCTGTGCTGGCAGCTGCCAAAGCCAGGCAGCCGGGCATGGTGCCGTTGTATATGTATCGCGAGGAGGATGAGCCGCTACAGTGGGTTGTCAGATTGGCGAAAACCACGATGGCTGATAGCGGTTTCAAACATGTGGTGGTGGATGCGCGCACTGCGCAAGTCCTAGGCGTGCCACCAAGTGAACAAGGCTTTATGTATGTGATGTTTAAGCTGCATGTGGATCTGTTTGCCGGGTTGCCTGGCATGCTGTTCCTGGGCTTGATGGGATTCTTGCTAGTCATCGCCATCATTTCAGGCGTGGTGCTTTATGCGCCCTTCATGCGCAAGCTGCCTTTCGGCGAAGTTCGGCACGCACGAGGTGAAAAGCTCAAACGCCTGGATATTCATAATTTGTTGGGCATTGTGACGTTGAGCTGGTTTTTCGTCGTCGGCGCCACTGGTGTCATTAATGCCTGGTCAGATCTGTTGGTCAAGTACTGGCAATTTGACCAGATGTCGCAAATGATTGCGCCTTACAAAAATCTGCCGCCACCGACGCGTTTCGCTTCGTTGCAGCAGTCGCTGGATGTGGCTCAGAAAACCGAACCCGAGATGCAGCTTGGCTTCATTGCCTTTCCTGGCACGCCTTACACCAGCCAGCATCACTACGGTATTTTCATGCGTGGCGATACGCCACTCACTAAACGCCTGTTCAAGCCGGTGCTGGTCGATGCGCAAAATGCAACACTGACCGACAGCCGCCCGCTGCCGTGGTACCTGGTGGCCTTGCTGGTGTCACAGCCATTACACTTTGGTGACTATGGCGGCATGACGCTTAAGTGGATATGGGCGGTGCTGGATATTTTGAGCATCATCGTGCTATGGACAGGCCTCAAGTTATGGTGGCGCAAGCGTCATCAATATGTGCCTGATGTGAATACGCGCATCTTGCTGAGCGAGGCGTATTGA
- the ilvN gene encoding acetolactate synthase small subunit, translated as MRHIISLLMENEAGALSRVAGLFSARGYNIESLTVAVTEDPTLSRMTIVTTGSDDVIEQIIKQLNKLIDVVKVLDLNDGKHIERELMLVKVKATGVHKDEMKRMCDIFRGRIIDVADNSYTIELTGSCSKLDAFIEAIDRSAILETVRTGASGIGRGDRILKV; from the coding sequence ATGCGTCATATCATCTCGCTACTGATGGAAAACGAAGCAGGCGCGCTGTCACGCGTGGCGGGCCTGTTTTCTGCGCGCGGTTACAACATTGAATCACTCACGGTAGCCGTGACAGAAGATCCAACGCTGTCACGCATGACGATTGTCACGACAGGCTCCGATGATGTGATTGAACAGATTATCAAGCAACTCAACAAGTTGATTGACGTGGTCAAGGTGCTGGACCTCAACGATGGCAAGCACATTGAGCGCGAACTGATGCTGGTTAAGGTGAAAGCCACCGGCGTCCATAAAGACGAAATGAAGCGTATGTGCGACATTTTCCGCGGCCGTATTATCGATGTGGCCGACAATAGTTACACCATTGAGCTTACCGGCTCTTGCAGCAAACTGGATGCATTTATTGAAGCCATAGACCGCAGCGCGATTCTTGAAACCGTGCGCACCGGCGCGTCCGGCATCGGTCGTGGCGACCGTATCCTCAAGGTTTAA
- a CDS encoding biopolymer transporter ExbD, producing the protein MIGQNPFSAAEHTQPMSEINTTPLVDVMLVLLVIFIITAPLLTHAVKIDLPQATSQPLEEKPEVIDLAVDAEGKIFWNDSEIQVADLATRMSDEAAKQQQPELQIRADKNTRYQVLAEVLAKAQTAGMKKVGFVSQPQP; encoded by the coding sequence ATGATAGGCCAGAATCCATTCAGTGCGGCTGAGCACACGCAACCCATGAGTGAAATCAACACCACACCGCTGGTGGACGTCATGCTGGTGTTGCTGGTGATTTTTATCATCACGGCTCCACTGCTGACGCATGCGGTCAAGATTGATTTGCCGCAAGCCACCTCGCAACCACTGGAGGAAAAACCGGAAGTGATTGACCTGGCCGTGGATGCCGAGGGCAAGATTTTCTGGAATGACAGCGAAATCCAGGTGGCTGATCTGGCCACACGTATGTCAGACGAAGCTGCCAAGCAACAGCAGCCAGAATTGCAAATCCGTGCTGACAAAAATACGCGTTACCAGGTACTGGCAGAGGTGCTGGCTAAAGCGCAAACCGCTGGCATGAAAAAAGTTGGCTTCGTGAGCCAGCCGCAACCGTAA
- the azu gene encoding azurin: protein MRFTMKQCAQLLVTMGAACLLQQQAQAAASCDVTVEATDAMTFNTKEIAVPKSCKSFTINLKHTGTMSKNIMGHNLVVSKQADEQGVLQDGIKAGVSKSFIKPQDVRVVAATNVIGGGESASTSFNPSQLDASGNYVFFCSFPGHASVMKGTLKLI, encoded by the coding sequence ATGCGATTTACAATGAAGCAATGCGCGCAATTACTGGTGACTATGGGAGCGGCATGTTTGCTGCAACAGCAGGCGCAAGCCGCTGCCAGTTGCGATGTGACTGTGGAAGCCACCGATGCAATGACATTCAATACCAAAGAAATTGCAGTCCCTAAAAGCTGCAAGTCTTTCACCATCAACCTGAAACATACCGGCACCATGAGCAAAAACATCATGGGCCATAACCTGGTTGTGAGCAAACAGGCAGATGAGCAGGGCGTATTGCAGGATGGCATCAAGGCAGGCGTCAGCAAGTCATTTATCAAGCCTCAGGACGTCCGCGTGGTGGCTGCCACCAATGTCATTGGTGGTGGCGAGAGCGCAAGCACTTCTTTTAATCCCTCGCAGTTAGATGCCTCAGGCAACTACGTCTTCTTCTGCTCCTTCCCCGGACATGCTTCAGTGATGAAGGGTACCCTCAAACTCATCTAA
- the ilvC gene encoding ketol-acid reductoisomerase, whose translation MNVYYDKDADLSIIKGKKVTIVGYGSQGHAHAANLRDSGVNVTIGLRKGGGSWAKAEGAGHTTLEIAAAVKEADVVMVLLPDETMAEIFNAEIAPNLKKGAALAFAHGFNIHYNQIVPRADLDVIMIAPKGPGHTVRSEYLKGGGVPSLIAVYQNTSGKAKDIALSYAAANGGTKGGVIETDFREETETDLFGEQAVLCGGAVELVKAGFETLVEAGYAPEMAYFECLHELKLIVDLMYEGGIANMNYSISNNAEYGEYVTGPQVINSQSKDAMRQCLANIQNGNYAKQFILEGRTNYPEMTARRRLNATHPIEQVGNKLRAMMPWIAKNKLVDQSKN comes from the coding sequence ATGAACGTTTATTACGACAAGGACGCCGACTTAAGCATTATCAAGGGCAAAAAAGTAACTATCGTGGGTTATGGTTCCCAAGGTCATGCGCACGCAGCTAACCTGCGCGACAGCGGCGTAAACGTCACTATCGGTTTGCGTAAAGGCGGCGGCTCATGGGCCAAAGCCGAAGGCGCTGGCCACACGACTTTGGAAATCGCTGCAGCGGTTAAAGAAGCTGACGTCGTCATGGTATTGCTGCCAGACGAAACCATGGCAGAAATCTTCAATGCCGAAATCGCACCTAACCTGAAAAAAGGTGCTGCATTGGCATTCGCTCACGGCTTCAACATCCATTACAACCAGATCGTGCCACGCGCTGACCTGGATGTGATCATGATCGCACCTAAAGGCCCAGGCCACACTGTGCGTTCAGAGTACCTCAAAGGCGGCGGCGTTCCTTCACTGATCGCTGTGTACCAAAACACTTCCGGCAAGGCTAAAGACATTGCATTGTCTTACGCGGCAGCTAACGGCGGCACCAAAGGTGGCGTGATCGAGACTGACTTCCGTGAAGAAACTGAAACTGACTTGTTCGGCGAACAGGCTGTTCTGTGTGGTGGCGCGGTTGAACTGGTTAAAGCAGGTTTCGAAACTTTGGTTGAAGCTGGTTATGCGCCAGAAATGGCCTACTTCGAGTGCCTGCACGAACTGAAACTGATCGTTGACCTGATGTACGAAGGCGGTATCGCTAACATGAACTACTCCATCTCCAACAACGCGGAGTACGGTGAGTACGTGACAGGCCCACAAGTTATTAACAGCCAGTCAAAAGACGCGATGCGTCAGTGCTTGGCTAACATCCAGAACGGTAACTACGCGAAACAGTTCATCCTGGAAGGCCGTACCAACTACCCAGAAATGACTGCTCGCCGTCGTTTGAACGCAACTCACCCAATCGAGCAAGTGGGTAACAAACTGCGCGCCATGATGCCTTGGATCGCAAAAAACAAACTGGTTGATCAGTCTAAAAACTAA
- a CDS encoding energy transducer TonB, with protein sequence MLQRESLQGLSLKPQRALASRVPELSLHRRQLGELAGIFRWSVLATEDWLSRDSRQGWHGLGMLAVVALHAAVIAWLLMHEEPVIVEPKPEPMTVSLITLPAKKEEAPAPEVVPIIKQQPVVKPVIKPKETPKPVERPAPVVERIVETTPEQPKFEASTQPSAPPLEAPVASAPSKPAPPAAPPKQEVVEEKVEPPKFGVAYLNNPPPEYPRLSQRAGEEGRVLMKVLVSAEGRPETVDVISSSGFERLDKAAVNAVKQWRFEPARKGGKALSAYVNVPLSFSLTQN encoded by the coding sequence ATGCTGCAACGTGAGTCTTTGCAGGGGTTGTCGTTAAAGCCTCAGCGTGCGCTTGCCTCTCGTGTCCCTGAGTTGAGTTTGCACCGTCGCCAGCTCGGAGAGTTGGCCGGGATTTTTCGCTGGTCGGTGTTGGCCACCGAGGACTGGTTGTCCCGCGATAGCCGTCAGGGCTGGCATGGGCTGGGTATGCTGGCTGTGGTGGCATTGCATGCTGCGGTCATTGCCTGGTTGTTGATGCATGAAGAACCCGTTATCGTTGAGCCCAAGCCTGAGCCGATGACAGTTTCGCTGATTACACTGCCTGCCAAGAAAGAAGAAGCGCCTGCACCGGAAGTGGTGCCGATTATCAAGCAACAGCCAGTGGTTAAACCGGTGATCAAGCCTAAAGAAACGCCTAAGCCTGTAGAGCGGCCTGCGCCGGTGGTGGAGCGTATTGTCGAAACCACGCCAGAGCAACCAAAATTTGAAGCCAGTACGCAGCCATCCGCGCCACCGTTGGAAGCGCCTGTCGCTAGTGCGCCTAGCAAACCAGCGCCGCCAGCAGCACCTCCCAAGCAGGAGGTAGTGGAAGAGAAAGTCGAGCCCCCCAAATTTGGGGTTGCTTACCTGAATAATCCGCCGCCAGAGTACCCACGTTTGTCACAGCGTGCCGGTGAAGAGGGCAGGGTACTTATGAAGGTGCTGGTTTCTGCCGAAGGACGGCCAGAAACGGTAGACGTGATTAGTAGCAGTGGTTTTGAGCGCCTGGACAAGGCAGCCGTCAATGCGGTCAAGCAATGGCGTTTTGAGCCTGCGCGCAAGGGCGGAAAAGCGTTGAGTGCCTACGTGAATGTACCGTTGTCATTCTCGCTGACGCAGAATTAG
- the rpsD gene encoding 30S ribosomal protein S4 has protein sequence MARTTGPRLKIMRALGVELPGLSRKSIENRPNPPGQHGQQASRRRRSDFAVKLVQKQKIRFNYGVSEKQMRRLILEARKGTEPTGEKLMSLLERRLDNVVFRAGFAPTGIAARQLVNHGHVLLNGKSANIASIRLQVGDVVSVKEKSRKIPMVMDAMATPSLTIPEWLSVEAASASAKIGHLPSIEDVPFPIDVQQVVEYYSNRV, from the coding sequence ATGGCACGTACCACAGGACCCAGGCTCAAGATTATGCGCGCATTGGGCGTAGAGTTGCCCGGCTTGTCCCGCAAATCCATTGAAAACCGTCCTAACCCGCCAGGTCAGCACGGTCAGCAGGCGTCTCGCCGCCGCCGTTCAGACTTTGCTGTCAAACTGGTGCAAAAGCAAAAGATTCGCTTTAACTATGGCGTGAGTGAAAAGCAAATGCGCCGTTTAATCCTGGAGGCACGTAAAGGCACGGAGCCTACCGGCGAAAAATTGATGTCATTGCTGGAGCGGCGCCTGGATAACGTGGTGTTTCGTGCCGGTTTTGCCCCTACAGGGATTGCTGCGCGCCAGTTGGTGAACCATGGCCACGTATTGCTCAATGGTAAGTCAGCCAACATTGCGTCTATTCGTTTGCAGGTGGGCGATGTGGTCAGTGTAAAAGAGAAAAGCCGCAAGATCCCGATGGTGATGGATGCGATGGCAACGCCTAGCCTGACGATTCCAGAGTGGTTGTCGGTGGAGGCAGCCTCTGCAAGCGCAAAAATTGGGCATTTGCCTTCTATTGAAGATGTGCCGTTCCCGATTGATGTGCAGCAGGTGGTTGAATATTACTCCAACCGTGTTTAA
- the ilvB gene encoding biosynthetic-type acetolactate synthase large subunit gives MDASAHSATDTHAKSMTGADIVVSCLNEEKVKFVFGYPGGAVLHIYDALYKQNGFKHILVRHEQAAVHAADAYSRATGDVGVALVTSGPGATNAVTGIATAYMDSIPLVVISGQVPVPAIGLDAFQEVDMVGVTRPCVKHNFLVKHVKDIAPTIKKAFFIAKTGRPGPVVVDIPKDITAHVADFIYPKTVEMRSYNPILKGHNGQIKKAVKLLLGAKRPMIYTGGGLVLGNGAAELVKLAKALNFPVTNTLMGLGGYPATDKQFVGMLGMHGTYEANMAMQHCDVLLAVGARFDDRVIGNPKHFGGQKRTIIHIDVDPSSISKRVKVDVPIVGDVQSVLTDMNEILAQEENQTTDTADWWSQINEWRGIQSLDYVYSDSVIKPQYVVQKLWEVTKGEAYVTSDVGQHQMWAAQYYKFDKPRRWINSGGLGTMGVGLPYAMGCQFADKHAQVACITGEGSIQMNIQELSTCAQYGLPIKVILLNNRYLGMVRQWQEFFYENRYSESYMDSLPDFVKLAESYGHVGMRITNPADVEGALKEAFDRKDKFVFMDFLTDQTENVFPMVENGKGLSEMVLSPSTASRLKGEE, from the coding sequence ATGGACGCTTCTGCCCACTCCGCCACAGACACCCACGCCAAATCCATGACAGGTGCGGACATCGTTGTCTCTTGCCTGAATGAGGAAAAAGTCAAATTCGTCTTTGGCTATCCAGGTGGCGCGGTCTTGCACATTTACGACGCGCTCTATAAACAGAATGGCTTCAAGCATATTCTGGTGCGCCACGAACAGGCAGCCGTGCATGCGGCAGATGCCTACTCACGTGCAACCGGCGATGTCGGTGTTGCCCTGGTCACCAGCGGTCCAGGTGCGACCAATGCCGTCACCGGCATTGCCACTGCCTATATGGATTCGATTCCACTGGTGGTCATTAGCGGCCAGGTGCCAGTTCCAGCCATTGGCCTGGATGCGTTCCAGGAAGTGGACATGGTTGGCGTGACCCGCCCTTGCGTAAAACATAATTTCTTGGTCAAGCATGTCAAAGACATTGCGCCGACCATCAAGAAAGCGTTCTTTATCGCCAAGACAGGCCGTCCAGGTCCGGTAGTTGTAGATATTCCAAAAGATATCACGGCACACGTGGCTGACTTCATCTACCCGAAAACGGTAGAGATGCGTTCTTACAATCCGATTTTGAAAGGCCACAATGGCCAGATCAAGAAAGCGGTCAAACTGCTGCTAGGCGCAAAACGCCCGATGATCTACACCGGTGGCGGCCTGGTTTTGGGTAATGGTGCCGCTGAACTGGTCAAGCTGGCAAAAGCACTCAATTTCCCGGTCACCAATACCTTGATGGGTTTAGGCGGTTACCCGGCAACTGACAAACAGTTTGTGGGCATGCTGGGCATGCACGGCACTTATGAAGCCAACATGGCCATGCAACACTGTGATGTGCTGCTGGCGGTGGGCGCGCGCTTTGATGACCGAGTGATTGGCAACCCCAAACATTTTGGCGGCCAGAAACGCACCATCATTCATATTGATGTCGACCCCTCCAGCATTTCAAAACGCGTGAAGGTCGACGTGCCTATCGTGGGTGACGTTCAGTCCGTGCTGACGGACATGAATGAAATCCTGGCGCAGGAAGAAAACCAAACGACGGATACCGCTGACTGGTGGTCACAGATTAATGAATGGCGTGGTATCCAGTCACTGGATTACGTCTACTCAGACAGCGTGATCAAACCGCAATATGTGGTGCAGAAACTGTGGGAAGTGACCAAAGGTGAAGCCTATGTGACCTCAGACGTGGGCCAGCACCAGATGTGGGCCGCGCAATACTACAAATTCGACAAACCACGCCGCTGGATCAACTCTGGTGGCCTGGGCACCATGGGTGTTGGCTTGCCATACGCCATGGGCTGTCAGTTTGCCGACAAACATGCGCAGGTCGCCTGTATTACCGGCGAAGGCAGTATCCAGATGAACATTCAGGAACTGTCCACCTGTGCGCAATATGGCCTGCCGATCAAGGTCATTCTGTTGAACAACCGCTACCTGGGCATGGTGCGTCAGTGGCAGGAGTTCTTCTACGAGAACCGTTACTCCGAGTCGTACATGGACAGCCTGCCGGACTTCGTCAAACTGGCAGAGTCGTATGGCCACGTTGGCATGCGCATCACCAACCCGGCAGATGTAGAAGGCGCCCTCAAAGAGGCGTTTGATAGAAAAGACAAATTTGTATTTATGGACTTTTTAACCGACCAAACAGAAAACGTCTTCCCTATGGTTGAAAACGGCAAGGGCTTGTCAGAAATGGTACTAAGCCCAAGCACGGCCAGCCGCCTGAAAGGGGAAGAATAA
- a CDS encoding HugZ family protein translates to MNKITSSYMDEVFNLENNDMNEEKLQSIGAEAMAFKSQFQSLQLATTNAQGLPEASYAAYVEQDNKFYIYVSELATHCANLRDTGRCSLMFIEAEKDAAHLFARKRLVFQCAAQEVNRESAQFETIMALFFEKFGKFMDVISKLTDFHLIELVPAQGSYVSGFAKAYHLNGQDLMQVTHRNDQGHTAPDKAIQQTLDQLA, encoded by the coding sequence ATGAACAAAATAACTTCATCTTACATGGATGAGGTGTTTAACCTGGAGAACAATGATATGAATGAGGAGAAGTTGCAATCTATTGGGGCGGAAGCCATGGCATTCAAAAGCCAGTTTCAGTCGCTGCAATTGGCTACAACCAATGCGCAAGGATTGCCTGAGGCCAGTTATGCTGCTTATGTGGAGCAGGATAATAAATTCTATATTTACGTCAGCGAGCTGGCCACGCACTGTGCCAATCTGCGTGATACAGGACGTTGCTCCCTGATGTTTATCGAAGCGGAAAAGGACGCTGCCCATCTCTTTGCCAGAAAGCGCTTGGTGTTCCAGTGTGCAGCCCAAGAAGTAAACCGGGAAAGCGCCCAGTTTGAAACCATCATGGCGTTGTTCTTTGAAAAGTTTGGCAAGTTTATGGATGTAATCAGCAAACTGACTGACTTTCACCTGATCGAGCTGGTTCCTGCGCAAGGCAGTTATGTGTCTGGCTTTGCCAAGGCCTACCATTTGAATGGGCAAGACCTGATGCAGGTGACACATAGGAATGACCAAGGGCACACGGCACCTGATAAAGCGATCCAGCAGACACTGGATCAGCTGGCATAA